From one Synergistaceae bacterium genomic stretch:
- the gcvH gene encoding glycine cleavage system protein GcvH, with translation MKSLEELDIRSDLVYTKTHEWAQKTGNTVRVGVDDYAQNALGDIVYVELPAAGAAVNAGAAFGSLESTKAVSDLNSPVTGKVTAVNETLVDSPEKVNTSPYEEGWIIEVEPAEPGELDGLMKNDAYRAFLKTLAPVE, from the coding sequence ATGAAATCGTTGGAAGAACTGGATATCAGAAGCGATTTAGTTTATACGAAAACCCATGAGTGGGCCCAAAAGACCGGCAATACCGTCCGGGTTGGCGTGGATGACTACGCTCAGAACGCTCTGGGAGACATCGTTTACGTTGAACTGCCCGCCGCAGGGGCCGCGGTGAACGCGGGAGCGGCTTTCGGGTCTCTGGAGTCCACCAAGGCCGTCAGCGACCTGAACTCCCCCGTAACGGGGAAGGTTACGGCCGTCAACGAAACCCTCGTCGACAGTCCTGAGAAGGTCAACACCTCTCCCTACGAGGAAGGATGGATCATTGAGGTGGAGCCGGCGGAGCCGGGAGAACTGGACGGTCTCATGAAGAACGACGCCTATCGCGCTTTTCTGAAGACGCTGGCTCCCGTCGAGTGA
- a CDS encoding glucose 1-dehydrogenase: MNFRGKVVLITGAGAGIGKASAERFAEAGASVCVNSQSSSAEETAKIIEKRGYPSLFVRADVSQEEDARRLVEETVKRFGGLDVLVNCAGIVIGGNVEQTSLSDWRRTMEVNATGTFLMSKFAVPMLRKRGGGVIVNVSSIVATKGLVNRAAYSASKGAVLSLTKAMAADYLADHIRVNSVCPGTVHTPSLDQRIASSPDPEKALQDFIARQPMKRLGKAEEIATAILFAASDEAAFMNGANIAIDGAMSL; this comes from the coding sequence ATGAATTTCAGGGGAAAAGTCGTGCTGATCACCGGCGCCGGCGCCGGAATAGGAAAGGCCTCGGCGGAGCGGTTCGCGGAGGCCGGCGCCTCCGTTTGCGTCAACTCGCAGAGCTCTTCGGCCGAAGAAACGGCGAAAATCATTGAAAAACGCGGATACCCTTCCCTGTTCGTGCGGGCAGACGTTTCTCAGGAAGAAGACGCCCGCCGGCTGGTGGAAGAAACCGTGAAGCGTTTCGGAGGGCTCGACGTCCTCGTCAACTGCGCGGGCATCGTCATCGGCGGCAACGTCGAACAGACCTCACTGTCCGACTGGCGGAGAACAATGGAAGTAAACGCCACGGGCACGTTTTTGATGTCAAAATTCGCGGTCCCGATGCTTCGAAAGCGCGGCGGCGGAGTGATTGTCAACGTCAGCTCCATCGTGGCCACCAAAGGCCTTGTCAATCGCGCCGCGTACTCCGCCTCTAAAGGCGCCGTGCTGAGCCTCACAAAAGCGATGGCCGCCGATTATCTGGCTGACCATATACGAGTCAACAGCGTATGTCCCGGGACCGTGCATACTCCCTCGCTGGACCAGCGTATCGCGTCGTCGCCGGACCCCGAAAAAGCGCTTCAGGATTTTATAGCGCGGCAGCCTATGAAAAGGCTGGGAAAAGCCGAAGAAATCGCGACGGCCATTTTGTTTGCCGCCAGCGACGAAGCGGCTTTCATGAATGGAGCAAATATCGCTATCGATGGAGCGATGTCCCTCTGA
- a CDS encoding DNA polymerase I, with product MESGSKRSKILIVDGHGLAFRAFYAVPPLSAPDGTPTNAILGFMNMLTKVEDEVAPDRCVVVFDAPGPTFRHEIFPDYKAQRKPAPEEFRPQVPLLRELLTALGYPVIVREGVEADDVIASLAKKAAAEEKEAVVVSSDKDLLQILSPGIRMLRPIRGITTLKDCDEAAFIGEFGFEPVFMADYLALLGDAADNVPGVPGIGEKTALQLIREYRTLERLYDALTEEETDGPLKTGVRKKLEAGRASAFYSRDLIYLKTDLPLDPADLPDNPARGRREDALRLCERLGMTRFAEKLKHAVTPVEADAPEAKSDAPVPAGSVPVEFEDLLDAEGLAAVLFHTGKYPPEAESAEVQIADEHGRYAVRQGPELRAGFWERLRGKKLYVNDYKELAACFGPETFQDCEIWDLKTAHYLLHPDRPSHGLKDLYPDMEEKAGVPTGLLWCAARHLGLDLRRYEGLSELMRDVDLPLIPVLVEMERKGVSLSSPLFISLQQELEERVASIEEEIALRAGAEINLNSPKQVAWLLFEKLELPGGAKTKGKTALSTSASVLEGLAALELPHSDVPRLMLEHRELTKMLSGFVVPLQKAAAPCGGVVHTTFEAAFTGTGRLSSRDPNLQNLPAFGNWSRRLKEGLIPSAPDRIFVAADYSQVELRILAHLSGEERLRDAFRNGRDIHRETASWVFSTPPEDVTPELRRVAKMINFGLLYGMSAFGLAGRLGIARGEASSIISRYFAALPGVRNYLDESAAEAQKRGYTRTLFGRVRPIDEAAEGLRDRNALRRVAINTPIQGTAADIARRAMIDFNRIFPADGDVRLFLQIHDSLICECPKSLADQVGETLCGVMKSAASLSIPLDVELKKGRSLADV from the coding sequence ATGGAATCCGGGTCAAAACGTTCGAAAATATTAATTGTCGACGGACATGGGCTGGCCTTTCGCGCCTTTTACGCCGTGCCGCCGCTTTCTGCTCCCGACGGAACGCCCACCAACGCCATTCTCGGTTTTATGAACATGCTGACGAAAGTGGAGGACGAAGTTGCGCCCGACCGCTGCGTCGTGGTGTTCGACGCCCCGGGACCCACCTTTCGTCATGAAATTTTTCCGGATTACAAGGCCCAGCGCAAGCCCGCCCCCGAGGAGTTTCGCCCTCAGGTTCCTCTTTTGAGGGAACTGCTGACGGCTCTGGGGTACCCCGTAATCGTTCGGGAGGGAGTGGAAGCCGACGACGTCATCGCCTCTCTGGCGAAAAAAGCCGCCGCGGAGGAAAAGGAGGCCGTCGTCGTTTCTTCCGACAAGGATTTGCTGCAGATTCTGTCGCCGGGGATCCGGATGCTGCGCCCGATTCGAGGCATTACGACGCTGAAGGACTGCGACGAAGCCGCCTTTATCGGAGAATTTGGATTCGAGCCCGTTTTCATGGCGGATTATCTGGCCCTGTTGGGAGATGCGGCGGATAACGTCCCAGGCGTTCCGGGCATCGGAGAGAAGACCGCCCTGCAGCTGATCCGGGAGTATCGGACTCTGGAGCGGCTCTACGACGCTCTGACGGAGGAGGAAACCGACGGTCCGCTGAAAACCGGCGTTCGCAAAAAACTGGAGGCCGGCCGCGCCTCCGCCTTTTACAGCCGCGATTTGATTTACCTGAAGACCGATCTTCCACTGGATCCGGCGGACCTCCCCGACAATCCGGCGCGGGGCCGGCGGGAAGATGCGCTGCGTCTCTGCGAACGGCTGGGAATGACGCGCTTTGCGGAAAAGCTGAAACATGCCGTGACGCCGGTCGAAGCTGACGCGCCGGAAGCGAAAAGCGATGCTCCCGTTCCGGCGGGCTCCGTTCCGGTGGAGTTCGAGGACCTTCTGGACGCGGAGGGACTGGCGGCGGTGCTCTTTCACACCGGAAAATATCCTCCCGAGGCGGAAAGCGCGGAGGTTCAGATCGCCGACGAGCATGGACGTTACGCCGTCCGGCAGGGCCCCGAGCTGCGGGCCGGCTTTTGGGAGCGGCTCAGGGGGAAAAAACTTTATGTGAACGACTACAAGGAGCTGGCGGCCTGTTTCGGTCCTGAAACCTTCCAGGACTGCGAGATTTGGGATTTGAAAACGGCTCATTATCTGCTGCATCCGGATCGACCCTCTCACGGGCTGAAGGACCTCTATCCCGACATGGAGGAAAAGGCCGGCGTTCCCACGGGGCTGCTGTGGTGCGCGGCGCGGCATCTGGGGCTGGATCTGCGGCGCTACGAGGGCCTCAGCGAGTTGATGAGGGACGTGGATTTGCCCCTTATTCCCGTGCTGGTGGAAATGGAGCGGAAGGGAGTTTCGCTTTCATCTCCCCTGTTCATCTCTTTGCAGCAGGAGCTGGAGGAGCGGGTGGCCTCCATCGAGGAGGAGATCGCCCTTCGGGCCGGAGCGGAGATCAACCTCAACTCTCCGAAGCAGGTGGCCTGGCTTTTGTTCGAAAAGCTGGAACTGCCCGGCGGCGCAAAAACAAAGGGAAAAACGGCTCTTTCGACCAGCGCGTCGGTTTTGGAGGGACTGGCCGCGCTGGAACTGCCTCACAGCGACGTTCCCCGGCTGATGCTGGAGCATCGGGAGCTGACGAAGATGCTCAGCGGTTTTGTCGTTCCCCTGCAAAAGGCGGCGGCCCCGTGCGGCGGGGTTGTGCACACCACTTTCGAGGCGGCCTTTACGGGGACGGGCCGTCTGAGCAGCCGGGACCCCAACCTTCAAAACCTGCCCGCCTTCGGGAACTGGTCGCGGCGCCTGAAGGAGGGGCTGATCCCTTCCGCGCCGGACCGGATTTTTGTGGCGGCGGACTACTCTCAGGTCGAACTGCGCATTCTGGCCCATCTGTCCGGAGAGGAGCGCCTGAGAGACGCTTTTCGCAACGGCAGGGACATTCACAGGGAAACGGCATCCTGGGTATTTTCCACCCCGCCGGAGGACGTTACGCCGGAACTGCGGCGGGTGGCCAAGATGATCAATTTCGGTCTGCTGTATGGCATGAGCGCCTTTGGCCTTGCCGGTCGTTTGGGAATTGCGCGGGGCGAGGCCAGCAGCATTATTTCCCGTTATTTCGCCGCTCTGCCGGGTGTCAGAAATTACCTGGACGAGAGCGCCGCCGAGGCGCAGAAGCGGGGCTATACGCGGACTCTGTTCGGGCGGGTTCGTCCCATCGACGAGGCGGCGGAAGGCCTTCGGGATCGAAACGCGCTCCGGCGCGTCGCCATCAACACCCCCATTCAGGGGACGGCGGCGGATATTGCCCGCCGGGCGATGATCGATTTCAACCGGATTTTCCCCGCAGATGGAGACGTTCGGCTTTTTTTGCAGATCCACGACTCCCTCATCTGCGAATGTCCGAAATCCCTGGCCGATCAGGTGGGGGAGACCCTGTGCGGCGTCATGAAGTCCGCCGCGTCCCTTTCCATCCCTCTGGACGTGGAGCTGAAAAAGGGTCGTTCTCTGGCGGATGTTTGA
- the gltX gene encoding glutamate--tRNA ligase yields the protein METRVRFAPSPTGALHIGGGHTALFNWLWARHRGGRFVLRIEDTDRDRSTQEYEETIMSGMRWLGLEWDEGPDRGGEFGPYRQSERLSLYRENAEKLVTEGKAYREGSAILFRVLPGVELSFDDVVYGRIETTSDGLKDRDSGTLKDIVLIKSDGMPTYNYAVVIDDHFMNITHVIRGEDHISNTPKQLLIYGAFGWQPPLFAHLPMILGRDKKKLSKRHGATSVYEYRDMGYMPDSVFNFLAILGWSPGEDREIFSREEAAQLFELSRVTRKAAVFDPDKLNYINQEHLKRLDPKVRLDLIKPFWKDAGLPVERHDDAWLADALTLMGGRGQTAKELAAFSDYYVSFEPVKSRWNPEGISDELRPILREFFTALLAEPDWTAEKLEARARTWVEEKGVKMKDCAMTLRFALTGMKVSPGIFEVAALLGREEVRRRLEFYKLV from the coding sequence ATGGAAACACGCGTACGCTTCGCCCCAAGTCCTACGGGCGCTCTGCATATCGGAGGAGGTCACACCGCCCTGTTCAACTGGCTGTGGGCTCGCCACAGAGGAGGACGTTTCGTCCTTCGCATCGAGGACACGGACAGAGATCGGTCCACTCAGGAATACGAGGAGACCATCATGTCCGGCATGAGGTGGCTGGGGCTCGAATGGGACGAAGGTCCGGACCGGGGAGGCGAATTTGGTCCCTACCGTCAGTCGGAGCGCCTTTCCCTGTACCGGGAGAACGCGGAAAAACTGGTGACGGAGGGCAAGGCCTATCGGGAGGGCTCGGCGATTCTCTTTCGGGTGCTGCCGGGCGTGGAGCTTTCCTTCGACGACGTGGTCTACGGACGTATTGAGACGACCAGCGACGGTCTGAAGGACAGAGATTCAGGGACCCTCAAGGACATCGTTCTGATCAAGAGCGACGGAATGCCCACCTACAACTACGCCGTCGTCATCGACGACCACTTCATGAACATCACCCACGTCATTCGAGGAGAGGACCACATCTCCAACACCCCCAAGCAACTGCTGATTTACGGCGCTTTCGGGTGGCAGCCGCCGCTGTTCGCCCATCTGCCCATGATTCTGGGTCGGGACAAAAAGAAACTGAGCAAGCGTCACGGCGCCACAAGCGTCTACGAATACCGGGACATGGGCTATATGCCCGATTCAGTTTTCAATTTTTTGGCGATTCTGGGATGGTCGCCCGGCGAGGACAGGGAAATTTTCAGCCGGGAGGAAGCCGCGCAGCTTTTCGAGCTGTCCAGAGTGACGCGAAAGGCCGCGGTATTCGACCCCGACAAGCTCAATTACATCAACCAGGAGCACCTGAAACGACTGGACCCCAAAGTGAGGCTCGACCTGATCAAACCCTTCTGGAAGGACGCGGGCTTACCCGTGGAACGGCACGACGACGCCTGGCTCGCCGATGCGCTGACCCTCATGGGTGGACGAGGACAGACCGCGAAAGAGCTGGCCGCTTTTTCAGACTATTACGTCTCCTTTGAACCCGTAAAAAGCCGGTGGAACCCTGAGGGGATTTCCGACGAACTGAGGCCGATACTGAGGGAATTTTTCACCGCGCTTCTCGCCGAGCCGGACTGGACGGCGGAAAAACTGGAGGCCCGGGCCCGAACCTGGGTGGAAGAAAAAGGCGTAAAAATGAAGGATTGCGCGATGACGCTGCGTTTCGCCCTGACGGGTATGAAGGTCAGCCCCGGGATTTTCGAGGTGGCGGCGCTTCTTGGACGCGAGGAGGTTCGACGTCGGCTGGAGTTTTACAAATTGGTATAA
- the glgB gene encoding 1,4-alpha-glucan branching protein GlgB — MERKKSGNSGDGAQYNVSGLTDYDIFLFKQGTHYTLYEKMGAHRMVSPEGKEGVSFAVWAPNAKSVSVVGDFNEWNANTHPLKIRWDGSGIWEVFIPGLKKWDLYKFHLVNSRGEHKDKMDPFTAFFEVAPRTASILHWPEYDWGDGRWMADRKARTSLSAPWSVYELHLGSWKHHWDDGLSLSYRELAEELPRYCREMGFTAVEMLPVMEHPFYGSWGYQTLGYFAPSSRYGTPEDFMFLVDSLHQSEIAVILDWVPSHFPTDDFGLARYDGTALYEHEDPRRGYHPDWGSYIFNYGRNEVRSYLISSAIYWLDRYHADGLRIDAVASMLYLDYSRKAGEWMPNVHGGRENLEAIAFLRDMNKEIYGRFPDVQTIAEESTDWPMVTRPVFLGGLGFGMKWNMGWMHDVLAYMSHEPIHRSYHHNQLTFSIWYAFSENFMLPLSHDEVVHGKGSLINKMPGDWWQKRANLRLLLGYMWMHPGKKLLFMGGELAQGLEWNHNSALEWHLLEKPEFQAMQQWVKDLNAVLSRYPALYERDFSPEGFRWIDCSDWRQSVVAFLRQGEEKNDCILALCNFTPVPRYGYRLGVPLCGFWREILNSDSTVYGGSGIGNAGGMETISVPSHGFDQSLMLTLPPLSLVVFHFETRP, encoded by the coding sequence ATGGAGCGCAAAAAGAGCGGAAACAGCGGAGATGGAGCGCAGTATAACGTCTCAGGGCTGACGGATTACGATATTTTTCTCTTTAAACAGGGGACCCACTATACGCTTTACGAAAAAATGGGAGCCCACAGGATGGTCAGTCCGGAGGGAAAAGAGGGCGTGTCCTTTGCCGTCTGGGCGCCCAACGCCAAATCGGTGAGCGTGGTGGGGGACTTCAACGAATGGAACGCGAACACTCATCCGCTGAAGATACGATGGGACGGCAGCGGGATATGGGAGGTCTTTATCCCCGGCCTGAAAAAGTGGGATCTGTACAAATTTCATCTGGTGAACAGCCGGGGGGAGCACAAGGACAAGATGGACCCCTTCACCGCGTTTTTCGAGGTCGCGCCGCGCACGGCCTCCATTCTGCACTGGCCGGAGTACGACTGGGGCGACGGCCGGTGGATGGCCGACCGAAAGGCGCGCACGTCCCTTTCCGCCCCCTGGTCCGTGTACGAACTGCACCTGGGTTCCTGGAAGCACCACTGGGACGACGGACTGTCCCTCTCCTACCGGGAACTGGCGGAGGAGCTTCCCCGGTACTGCCGGGAAATGGGCTTTACCGCGGTGGAGATGCTGCCTGTGATGGAGCATCCCTTTTACGGTTCCTGGGGGTATCAGACCCTGGGCTATTTCGCTCCCTCCAGCCGCTACGGCACTCCGGAGGATTTCATGTTTCTCGTGGACAGTCTGCACCAGAGCGAAATCGCCGTCATTCTGGACTGGGTTCCCAGCCACTTCCCCACCGACGACTTCGGACTGGCCCGCTACGACGGAACAGCCCTTTACGAACACGAAGACCCCCGCAGGGGATACCATCCCGACTGGGGCAGCTACATCTTCAACTACGGACGCAACGAGGTCCGCAGTTACCTCATATCCAGCGCGATCTACTGGCTCGACCGCTATCACGCCGACGGCCTGCGTATCGACGCGGTGGCCTCGATGCTCTACCTCGACTATTCCCGAAAGGCGGGGGAGTGGATGCCCAACGTCCACGGAGGCCGGGAAAACCTGGAGGCCATCGCCTTTCTGCGGGACATGAACAAGGAAATTTACGGGCGGTTCCCCGACGTGCAAACCATCGCGGAGGAGTCCACCGACTGGCCCATGGTGACCCGACCGGTTTTTCTCGGAGGGCTGGGGTTCGGCATGAAGTGGAATATGGGCTGGATGCACGACGTTCTCGCCTATATGAGCCACGAACCCATCCATCGCAGCTACCACCACAATCAGCTCACCTTCAGCATCTGGTACGCCTTCAGCGAAAATTTCATGCTTCCCCTGTCCCACGACGAGGTCGTCCACGGCAAGGGATCCCTGATCAACAAAATGCCCGGAGACTGGTGGCAGAAACGCGCTAATCTGCGCCTCCTGCTGGGTTACATGTGGATGCATCCCGGCAAGAAACTCCTCTTCATGGGAGGAGAACTGGCGCAGGGACTGGAGTGGAACCATAATTCCGCGCTGGAGTGGCACCTGCTGGAAAAACCGGAATTTCAGGCCATGCAGCAGTGGGTCAAAGACCTGAACGCCGTGCTTTCCCGTTATCCGGCCCTTTACGAGCGGGATTTCTCCCCGGAGGGTTTCCGGTGGATCGACTGCAGCGACTGGCGGCAGAGCGTGGTGGCCTTCCTGCGTCAGGGAGAGGAGAAGAACGACTGTATTCTCGCTCTGTGCAACTTCACCCCCGTGCCCCGGTACGGATACCGCCTGGGCGTTCCGCTGTGCGGATTCTGGAGGGAAATTCTCAACAGCGACTCCACGGTTTACGGAGGCAGCGGAATTGGAAACGCCGGTGGAATGGAGACGATCTCCGTCCCCTCCCATGGCTTCGACCAGTCCCTGATGCTGACTCTGCCGCCGCTTTCGCTGGTCGTATTTCATTTTGAGACCCGGCCCTGA
- a CDS encoding DUF3536 domain-containing protein: protein MSRYICVHGHFYQPPRENPWLEIVETQESAAPWHDWNERITSECYRRNTASRILDDEGNIWKICNNYSRMSFNMGPTLLTWMKEAAPLCYAGILEADALGRKRFSGHGPALAQVYSHLIMPLANRRDKVTQVKWGIEDFRSRFGRMPEGMWLAETAVDTETLEILAENGILFTILAPRQAAEVRPLADTDAPWQSVRDEKIDTSRAYRCDLPSGKSIALFFYDGVLSQGIAFGGMLNDGGYFARRLIEAQPDRGRERDTLSHVATDGESYGHHHDHGDMALAYCLETIDSGSEAKLTIYGEFLEKNPPEYAVRIVENSSWSCVHGVERWRSDCGCSIGTPGYHQKWRAPLREALDWLRDKLVLLFEHEAAKYLKNPWEARNDYIHVILNRSRENVDDWINAHSTHVLSKEEKIRTLKLLGVQRAALLMYTSCGWFFDEISGLETKQILRYAARAICLIGELTGLDYNPEFSRHLSKAPSNIPELRNGARIYDILIKSSQVSFERLAGQCGMMSLFPRYPQEEILKNYWDITPDIVANISQSGDKNSRIFMAGEVKVASKFTREEKDFIFAANYRGNTSIVCGVTAATEENRKKTLGNIEELRSLFVRSDDEKLIEIFGHNLFSLRHILSGIRKTFLERLLQQDLMEIENGLRHIVEDYSRLIESLTALDVKAPSIIRSSASVVLTTDVIRSLEGEIPDIDTARRYLERARQWNITLDSDQISFTLSRWLLQQMELILKSPVNSAVIDRIIDVLTLFMDEFNWHLSLYEAQNLYYATQRIHGEALLNQSRALRASFRNLGKRLKFSEEALL, encoded by the coding sequence ATGTCGCGTTATATTTGCGTACACGGTCATTTTTATCAGCCTCCCCGTGAAAACCCCTGGCTGGAAATCGTCGAAACTCAGGAATCCGCAGCGCCCTGGCACGACTGGAACGAGCGGATTACGTCCGAGTGTTACCGCCGCAACACGGCTTCCCGCATACTCGACGACGAAGGGAATATTTGGAAGATTTGCAACAACTATTCCCGCATGAGTTTCAATATGGGGCCCACCCTGCTGACCTGGATGAAAGAGGCGGCCCCCCTTTGTTACGCCGGCATTCTGGAGGCGGACGCCCTGGGGCGTAAACGTTTTTCGGGACATGGTCCGGCTCTTGCGCAGGTCTACAGCCATTTGATCATGCCTCTGGCCAACCGCCGCGATAAGGTCACTCAGGTCAAATGGGGCATCGAGGATTTCCGGAGCCGCTTTGGCCGTATGCCCGAGGGAATGTGGCTCGCGGAGACGGCCGTGGACACGGAAACTCTGGAAATTCTGGCCGAAAACGGAATCCTTTTCACCATTCTCGCCCCCAGACAGGCCGCGGAGGTGCGTCCTCTGGCGGACACCGACGCCCCATGGCAAAGCGTCCGGGATGAAAAAATCGACACGAGCCGCGCCTACCGCTGCGATCTTCCCTCCGGAAAAAGCATCGCCCTCTTCTTTTACGACGGCGTTCTCTCTCAGGGCATCGCCTTCGGAGGTATGCTGAACGACGGGGGATATTTCGCCCGACGCCTGATCGAGGCCCAGCCGGATCGGGGCAGAGAGCGGGATACTCTGTCCCACGTCGCCACGGACGGAGAATCCTACGGACACCACCACGACCACGGAGACATGGCCCTGGCCTATTGTCTTGAGACCATCGACAGCGGCAGTGAGGCTAAATTAACGATTTATGGCGAGTTTTTAGAAAAAAACCCCCCGGAATACGCCGTCCGCATTGTGGAAAATTCTTCCTGGAGCTGTGTTCACGGCGTTGAACGCTGGCGCAGCGACTGCGGCTGTTCCATCGGAACGCCGGGGTATCATCAGAAGTGGCGCGCCCCTCTGAGGGAGGCTCTGGATTGGCTTCGGGACAAACTCGTTCTGCTTTTCGAACACGAGGCGGCCAAATACCTGAAAAACCCGTGGGAGGCCCGAAACGACTACATTCACGTGATTCTGAATCGCTCCAGGGAAAACGTGGACGACTGGATCAATGCCCACAGCACCCATGTTCTGTCAAAGGAAGAAAAGATTCGGACTCTCAAACTTCTGGGGGTTCAGCGCGCCGCGCTCCTGATGTACACGAGCTGCGGATGGTTTTTCGATGAAATTTCCGGACTGGAGACAAAGCAGATTCTGCGCTACGCCGCCCGGGCCATCTGCCTGATCGGGGAACTGACCGGCCTCGACTACAATCCGGAGTTTTCCCGTCACCTCTCGAAGGCCCCCAGCAACATCCCGGAGCTGAGAAACGGCGCCCGAATTTACGACATCCTGATAAAATCCTCTCAGGTCTCCTTTGAGCGACTGGCGGGCCAGTGCGGGATGATGTCGCTTTTCCCCCGCTATCCTCAGGAGGAGATTCTGAAAAACTACTGGGACATAACGCCGGACATCGTCGCGAACATTTCCCAATCCGGCGACAAAAATTCCCGCATCTTCATGGCGGGAGAGGTAAAGGTCGCCTCGAAATTCACCCGGGAGGAAAAAGATTTCATCTTCGCCGCCAACTATCGCGGAAATACCTCCATCGTCTGCGGAGTGACCGCCGCAACGGAAGAAAACCGGAAAAAAACTCTGGGAAATATCGAAGAGCTCCGGTCCCTCTTTGTCCGATCCGACGATGAAAAATTGATCGAAATATTCGGCCATAATCTTTTCTCCCTGCGTCACATCCTCAGCGGCATAAGAAAAACTTTCCTCGAAAGGCTGCTGCAGCAGGATCTCATGGAAATCGAAAACGGACTCCGCCACATCGTGGAGGATTACAGCAGGCTGATCGAGTCTCTGACCGCCCTTGACGTCAAAGCTCCGTCGATCATCCGTTCTTCGGCCTCCGTGGTTCTCACCACCGACGTGATTCGCAGCCTGGAGGGAGAGATTCCGGACATCGACACCGCCCGGCGTTATCTCGAACGCGCGCGGCAGTGGAACATCACCCTGGACAGCGACCAGATCAGCTTCACCCTGAGCCGCTGGCTCCTCCAGCAGATGGAGCTCATCCTCAAATCACCCGTGAACTCCGCCGTGATAGACCGCATTATCGACGTCCTGACCCTCTTTATGGACGAATTCAACTGGCACCTGAGCCTCTATGAAGCCCAAAATCTGTACTACGCGACACAGCGAATCCACGGAGAAGCCCTGCTGAACCAGTCGCGAGCTCTGCGCGCTTCTTTCCGGAATCTTGGAAAACGCCTGAAATTCTCGGAAGAAGCCCTGTTATAG
- a CDS encoding FIST C-terminal domain-containing protein, with protein sequence MIKALTAHTGEIDNTEAALAEIMEQLDLKNNLLKNSIGLITCYSEFIDTGIVKALTSALPFETVGTTTLGNLVPGSLDTLSLTIMVLTSDDVSFSVGLTDSITSDSPEDEALCAAAYEKAAAKLPDFPEKKPLLILSFAPLLMNVSGDFYVTAFDRVSGGIPSFGPVAVDHTSDYHTAQILCNGESYADRCAFVLLSGEVVPHFFIASISSDKFFQDKGLVTDAQGCLLKTVNDVPVVDYLKSLGLPQNEDGTLSAINIFPFVVDYNDGTRPVVRAIFALTPEGCVVCGGNIPTGTTLYVSAFDSAEVLSTTEEALRQALAQRKFDCMILYSCVGRYFAMDYNPLGEMESVQKLIPEGLPYQFTYSGGELCPVHAQGTQSLTNRNHNDSLIICALSSK encoded by the coding sequence ATGATAAAAGCACTGACAGCGCACACCGGCGAAATCGACAACACAGAGGCCGCACTGGCGGAAATCATGGAGCAGCTGGACCTGAAAAACAACCTGCTGAAAAATTCCATCGGATTGATCACCTGCTATTCCGAATTTATCGATACGGGGATCGTGAAGGCTCTAACCTCCGCCCTCCCCTTCGAGACGGTGGGAACCACCACCCTGGGGAACCTGGTGCCGGGCTCTCTGGACACGCTCTCTCTGACGATCATGGTGCTGACCAGCGACGACGTATCCTTCTCCGTTGGGCTCACGGACTCCATCACCTCGGACTCCCCTGAGGACGAGGCCCTTTGCGCGGCGGCTTACGAAAAAGCGGCGGCCAAACTTCCGGACTTCCCGGAGAAAAAACCCCTTCTTATCCTGAGCTTTGCCCCGCTGCTCATGAACGTCAGCGGGGATTTCTACGTGACCGCCTTCGACAGGGTTTCCGGCGGCATCCCCAGTTTCGGCCCCGTGGCGGTGGACCACACCTCGGACTACCACACGGCGCAGATCCTCTGCAACGGGGAAAGCTACGCCGATCGCTGCGCTTTCGTTCTTTTGTCCGGCGAAGTCGTTCCTCATTTTTTCATCGCTTCCATCTCGTCGGATAAATTCTTTCAGGACAAAGGTCTGGTGACCGACGCCCAGGGCTGTCTCCTGAAAACGGTGAACGACGTTCCCGTCGTGGACTACCTGAAAAGCCTCGGCCTTCCCCAAAATGAGGACGGAACCCTCAGCGCCATCAACATCTTCCCCTTCGTCGTCGACTACAACGACGGAACCCGACCGGTGGTTCGGGCGATCTTCGCTCTGACGCCGGAGGGCTGCGTGGTCTGCGGCGGCAACATCCCCACAGGGACAACCCTGTACGTCAGCGCCTTCGATTCCGCGGAGGTTCTTTCCACCACCGAAGAGGCCCTCCGTCAGGCCCTCGCTCAGAGAAAATTCGACTGCATGATCCTTTATTCCTGCGTGGGGCGTTATTTCGCCATGGACTACAATCCCCTGGGAGAAATGGAAAGCGTCCAGAAACTGATTCCCGAGGGGCTTCCGTACCAGTTCACCTACTCCGGAGGCGAGCTCTGCCCCGTCCACGCTCAGGGAACACAATCTCTGACCAACAGAAACCACAACGACAGCCTGATTATTTGCGCCCTTTCGTCGAAATAA